GCGTAATAGTAACCCACCCCTCGCTTTCTGCTGATGGAAAAACGCTTTACTTTGCATCAAACCTAAGCGGTGGCATGGGTGGATTGGACATTTGGAAGGTTACCCGCGACAGCGATAAAGGCGAATGGGGAAAGCCCCAGAATTTAGGAGCAGAAATCAACACTGCAGGAAACGAAGCGTTTCCATACATTCACCCTGATGGGACCCTTTACTTCGCATCAAATGGTCGCCCTGGAATGGGAGGATATGATATTTTCATCTCCAAACAGCAAGGATCGAGCTACGTTGTCGAGAATATGGGCTACCCCATTAACTCTTCGTCTGACGATTTTGGCATTACATTCCTCCCCGGGAAAGAAACTGGATACTTTACCTCTCGCCGTCCTGGCGGCAAAGGAGAAGATGATGTGTACATGTTTCACCTTCCCCCTATTGCCATCAACATCGCAGGAGCAATTGTTGATTCTAAAAACAAAAAGCCCCTAGAAGGATCAATCGTCAAGATGCTGGGCAACGACGGCTCCACCGTTAACACCCAAACTGGCGGTGATGGTACGTTTAAGTTTATGATGAAACCCAACACCGACTACATCGTCATCGCCACCAAAAAGGGATACCTAAACGGCAAGTACAAGGTCAACACCTTCGACGTAAAGGGAAGCAAGGAGTATCTTCCCACAATAGAGGTAACCTCGTACGAGAAGCCTATAGAAGTGCCAAACATATTTTACGATTTCGACAAGTGGAACCTCAAACCGGAATCGACCGCCGCACTGGACTTGCTCATCGAAACGCTTAACGACAACCCATCAATTATCATCGAGATGGGTAGCCACACCGATAGCCGTGGAGGATTAGAATACAACTACAAGCTATCTCAAAATAGAGCCCAAGCAGCGGTTGACTACCTAATTGAGAAAGGTATTCCTACCGAAAGATTGCGGGCAAAAGGCTATGCATCATCGGCACCTAAGGTTGTCGACGAGCAGCTTGCCAAACAGTATCCCTTCCTCGCTGTAGGAATGGTGCTAAACGACCAGAACATTGCCAAACTCGATAGCGATGAAAAGAAGGATGTAGCCCACCAGCTAAACCGCCGCACCGAGTTCAAGGTAATCTCCACCACCTACATCGCCAAGGAGTAACATCTTCTTGCCTCCCAGGAGGACGAAAAAACACAGACTAGGAGGGTGCCAGAATTGCGGGCACCCTCCTTTCTGTTTGTGCTGAAGATGATGGATTACCTCTTGCGCAGCCCAATTCGAGGATATCCGCACGTGAAAGTACTCTTGTACCCTCTTAGTCCCAGACTTTCATACGTGAAAGTGTACTTTACTTTTGTATTCATAAGACTTTCACGCATGAAAGTCTATGTTTTAATTTTATATCTATCACTTTCATGCATGCAAGTCTATGATATAAATGAATAAATCCGACTTGCACAGCTGTAAGCCGACGTTTCACCCACGAATCGTAGACTTACACGCAGAAGAACCCTCAGCCATCCCTTCGCTTGCCGACTTGCAGGCCTGAAGTGTCAGCATTGGACTACGCTTGCAATCAATTCAGACAAGGAAGAATCCTCAAGAAGCGAAGTATTCATTCGAACCGAATAATGCCTCAAACTGCAGTTATGATGTGCATTTGCGCGAAGACTTGCCCCCTACAGAAGCGCGGAAACACGCGTTAACGAAGTGTTATTGGATGGGCTCCTGCCATAAGGCCGCCCCACCGCCCAATGGTAGTTTGAGGCAGGCACACCTTCCATCAGCACCAGCCAGCAAGCAAAAGAGGATGCCCAACTGCGTAGGCACCCTCTTTCAACGTCCATCCGCGCCACCAGCGCGCCTGCTATTTTTTTGCGGGAGTGTAGTACTTCATGATTTCGGGAAGATCTGCCCGGATCCTGTCGATACGCGCCTGCTCGGCAGGGTGCGTCGAAAGGAACTGAGGGGGCCTACCACCGCTGCTCGATGCGGCCATCCGCTCCCAAAAGGCAACAGCCGTTTCGGGGTTGTAGCCCGCCATGGCCATAAAGATTAGCCCCATCTTGTCGGCCTCCAACTCGTGGCTACGGCTGTAGGGAAGTATCACGCCAACCTGAGCCCCAATCGGGTAAAGAAGTTGAAAGGCCTGCTGTGTTTGCTGCGTTTTGCCGCTCAGCAAAATAGAGCCCACCTGCCCGCCCAAATCCAGCGCCATTGCCTGCGACATGCGCTCACCGCTATGGTTGGCTATTGCATGGGCTATCTCATGCCCCATAACTACGGCAATACCGTTATCATCCTTGCATATGGGAAGGATACCAGTATAAAAGGCCACCTTCCCGCCAGGCATGCACCAAGCATTAACGGTGGTATCATTCTCTATCAGGTTGAACTCCCACTTAAAGCCCTCCAACTGACCGGCCATTCCATGCTCGGCCATATACTGCTCCACAGCCTTCTGAATGCGACCGCCGACCCTTCTAATCCGATCAACTTGAACCTTATTTGTCGACAGTTTCGACTGCTCCAGTGTTTGTTTGTAGTTTTGCTCTCCAAGAGTTACCATTTCGCCAGACGACACCAACGAAAGTTGCCTTCGACCCGTTACCGGAACCGTCGTACACGCCGTAACGAATATACCTACGGCTGCCGCGAAAACAAGTAGTCTTTTCATGAGTTGAATTAATAAAGTATTTTCTTCGAACGTGTTTACCAGGCAGGAACAAATATAAGCCGAATAAAGGAATGTCGCTAACGGACGAAAAATAAAAAAGCCCAAACTTTCGTTTGGGCTTGTGGTGCCACCAGGAATCGAACCGGGGACACAAGGATTTTCAGTCCTTTGCTCTACCAACTGAGCTATGGCACCTTAACATCTATATGGCCCAGCACAAAACCGCCCCAATCACTTCAAAGCAAAAGCGCAACCTTTTCGCTGCGCTTTGATGGTGGTGCCACCAGGAATCGAACCGGGGACACAAGGATTTTCAGTCCTTTGCTCTACCAACTGAGCTATGGCACCATCGCTTTTGTATGAGCCTTCTTTCAAAGACGATGCAAAGGTACTTCTAATTTTCAATTTTGCAACACCCGCATCGCTTTTTTCCCGTTTACAGAACCAGCGCATAGCAAGGCTACAGAATTAGGCATACTCTCAGCAAAACCACCGAAAGAAATGGGTGCTAAAGCCGGCGCCTTACTTTTAAGGCTAATATTGCTACCTTTGCTCAAACTTCGCTTATGGACATTCAGATTTTCCATCTTTCCAACGGAATTCGTTTCATACACCAATACAATAACTCGGCAGTCGCCCATTGCGGCCTAGTTATCAACACCGGAACCCGCGATGAACTCTCCAACGAACATGGGCTGGCTCACTTTATTGAGCATGTGCTTTTCAAAGGAACAAAAAAAAGGAAAACCTTTCACATCAACTCTAGACTAGAGGATGTTGGTGGAGAATTAAACGCTTACACCTCCAAAGAGGATACGGCCGTTCATGCAACTATACTAAAAGGTGACTTCGAAAAGGCAGTGGAGCTCATCTCCGATATTGTTTTCAATTCCATCTTCCCTCCTAAAGAACTGGAGAAAGAAAAAGAGGTTATCCTAGACGAGATCAACTCGTACAAGGATAGCCCTGCCGATCTTATATTTGACGACTTTGAAGATTTACTCTTCAATGGAACATCTCTCGGGCATAACATTCTTGGCACAAAGAAGCAACTCAAGCGATTCACCCGAAAAAATATTCTAGATTTCATAGCCCGAACATACAATACCAACCAAATGGTCTTTTCTAGCATCGGCAAAATACGTCCCGAAAAAGCGCTTAAAATTGTAGAAAAGTATTTTGGAGGAATACCGGCAAACCCAAGGCAGTACGTCAGAAATGGCGTGCTACCCTACCAACCATTTACGAAGGCAATCTCGAAAAACACCTACCAAACACACTGTGTCATTGGCCAACGCGGTTATGCCTACTCCGATGAGAAACGCATTCCGCTTCTACTCCTCACCAATATTCTTGGAGGTCCAGCCCCCAACTCTCGCCTTAACCTTGCACTACGCGAAAAATACGGTCTTACCTACAACGTGGAAGCATCTTTTACCCCATATACTGATACAGGAACCTTTACCATTTATTTCGGCACCGACAAAGCTAACTTTGATAAGAGCCATGCGCTAATTTTTAAGGAGACAAAGCGACTACAAGATGATAAACTAGGAACGCTACAACTTCACAAAGCAAAGAAGCAAGTCCTAGGCCAACTCGCTATTTCAGGTGAAAGCAACGAGCAGGTTATGCTTACCAATGCCAAAAGCCTTCTCGTTTACAACACCATCGACAGTATGGAAACTATAGCGGCCCGAATCAACGCCATAACTTCCGAGAGACTAACAGACATTGCCAACGAGATATTTGACGCAAACAACCTTTCGTCCTTAACATACAACTAAAATGCTAGCAAAAGACATAGATGTTGAGCGTTACATGCTCAACCATACGACTCCAGAAGACCCCATACTAACAGAATTGAATAGGAGGACCCACCTTCAGGTACTACAACCACGCATGGTCTCCGGACACTTGCAGGGAAAAATATTAGAGATGATCAGCTTCATGATAACACCTGAAGCGATTCTGGAAATTGGAACATTTACGGGCTACTCTGCCATCTGTCTTGCCAAAGGACTTGCACCAAACGGCATTCTTCACACCTTTGAGATAAACGACGAACTAGAAGAGTTTGCTGCCGACTTTATTGCAAAAAGCAACTTGACTGATAAAATTATACAGCATATAGGTTCTGCACTCGATCTTGCCCCATCGCTAGAAATCAAATTCGACCTTATTTTCATTGATGGCGACAAGCGAGAATATCCACAATACTACCAAATGGCTAAACAGATGGTTAAACCTAAAGGGTATATCCTAGCCGACAACGTATTGTGGGATGGCAAGGTAGTAGAAACTCCTACACCAACTGACGACTACTCTAGGGGAATAATGGAATTTAACCAAATGGTACAAGACGATCCTCAGGTTGAAAACGTAATTATGCCCTTCAGAGATGGAATGACACTAATTAGAATGGTATAATTCCACCTAATCAAGTAACCTCCCCTTCTTCAAAATACTGGGATCTGGCAAAATATCAAGTTTCAAATATCTGCTTAACAAAAACCTTGCATTTGTTAAGGGTTCCATCGTTTTGCTTTAACTCGTCACACACTCAAACTCATCGTGGCTTATTTTCGCATACGAACACATCTAACAATAGCGCTTTAAAACTGTCTAGAAAATAATAATACACAGCCCTCCCTTGAACAGTTAAGTCATAGATATACAACTCGTAAAAGAATTCTTACAGTTATTTCTCACAACCAATTTTTCGAGAAAATAAAATGAATAACGTTTATTAGCTTAAATAAATTGAATTCACCCTCCGTGTATTTGTAATTTGAGACAAAAGCCCCCTGCGGCAAATTTTTATTTAGAATTAATTTATTCGAAGAATTTAATTCTTTGGTTTCGTGCTCAACATGGCTGTTGTTATTTAGACTAATTCTCAGAAGAGGATTGGAAATAGGGAGTATGCAGAAATGTTTTCTTAAGAAAATGTACATTTGCTAACGGTTATATTGATTTAGTTTAAATAAAAACCAACATCCATGACTGCAGCTGAATTTAGTACCCAATTGCTCAACTTAGAGCCAAGTCTTGAACGCTTCGCGTACAGCCTCACTGCAAACAGAGAGGATGCAAAAGACTTATTGCAAGAAACATTCCTCAAGGCGTTGACCTACAAAGACAAGTTTGAGGACAACACCAATTTGAAAGCATGGACCTTCACCATTATGAAGAATACCTTCATAAACAACTACCGCAAAAACATAAAGCAGAACACAACCTTTGATACTAGCGATAATCAGTATTTGATGAATAGCAAACCTGATCAGGTTAATCCAGAGGCTGAGTTTTCGCATAGCGAGATTAGCAAGAAGGTAGACCTGCTTGAAGATGAATTTAGAATACCATTCCAGATGCATAATTCGGGGTTCCAGTATAAGGAGATTGCAGAAATGCTTAACCTCAAGATTGGAACAGTTAAAAGCCGTATATTCTTCTCTCGCCAAAAACTGATGGGTTCTCTTAAAGATTTTGAGTATAAATACTAAGATCAACAAAGGAATGGGAGGCTCCCACTCCCATTCCTTTACCAGCCTATTCTTTCTGCCCTCCCGTGCTTTGGACTTCATCTACTAGCCGCTATACAGGTAGACGTGCGTAAACTGGCTTCACGACAATATCCTCAAAGCATCGGAAAAGCATTGAGATGGCATCAACAAGAAGCAACCGCTTCAGGTGAATGTTGCATCTACCTAACTTTAACAACCAATGGCAACCTTAACTTCTTTGCAAAGGTATCAACGTAGGCAAACCACTCGGTTGAGTTGCGGAAACCTGCTTTGCTCCACGACGCACCCGCATAGTAGCAAAACGGCTTGGTGTAGGTGGCCGTGCAGAGGTGATGCCCCTGCTGGACAAGCGTCCGAACATCACTACGAGGAATTACGACGGCAAGCGCTGTGTTGCCATTGCTCCCGTTAATTGGTTCCCAGTAGGCCAACCAGCCAAGGGCGTCATCCCCCTTAACCTCGCCCCCATCGCGCGAGATAATGCCCGCTGCAACCTGCTTGCCAACCATATTGTTGGAGTAGAGCTCACGGATACAGCTAAGGTTTGAGTTGGCATCGAGAGTTATCAAACGCGACTCCTGCACCTGCTCGCCGCTTACTTCGAATGGCTTGTAGGTTAGCAAAACGCTTACGCGGATTGGCCCGTTGGCCAGCACCTTAGCCGAGGTGTAGTTGTTGCCCAGCCACAACTTGCCATCGATCCATGGAGCCATGGCCCCAGCGCCCAGCGTGCGGCCTACCTTGTAACAATCGAGCCCATCGCCATGGTCGGTGTGGTAATCGGCGCTCTTGTACCACTTGTTGATGATAAGGCTATCGGTGCGTTTTACCCATACATCGATGCCATTACTAATCTCGCCGGTAGCCTCGAGCGCAGGCCCATATACGCGAAAGGCGATGCGGTTATTCTCCCATGCAAAATCGTCCATGCGCTCAGGTACGGTACGTCCGAACACCGTTGGGGCAAACGTGGGTGAAGCCTGCTTCCGAATGGTGTACGTTGTCTGCGAGTGTGGCGCAACATCAACCTGAAAAATGAGAAGATCGGCATTAGAAGAGTCGCCGGCGACAAGCTGATGAGCCGTGACCTCGCCACTGGGGGTGGTGATGGTAATACCTACCGAGGTAGCCGACGGGTACTTCGCCTGAATGGTACTCCACGGAACCTCTACGGTCTCCTTCTCACGCTTCAGGTCGCTTGGATTTTGGACAGTAACCAGCAGCTGCCGGCCACAGGAGGCTAGCAGCGCTGCCACTACTAGTAGATACAGATTTTTAAGCTTCATACGCATACATTTCAACGTGTCTCCAGTTAAACTATTTTCACTGCCGATGTCTAGAGCATCGGCCTATTGCTCTCCAAAAATTCTAGCGGCTAACGACATTGCTCCATAGTAGCCAACATCGAGGAAGTAGCGTGAGCGTGCTACAGAAACAAACTGGTTGGGCTGGCCTAGTGGGAATTCGGCAGGTGGAAGCATGGCCATCGTTACCGATGCTACCCCCTTTGTATGCGTCCCTACAACCGACTAGGGCTCTGCCCCAACCTCCCACCTTGCAAGAACTACGCAGCCGTGCCGCCCATGCAAGGTAGCAAAAAGAGGAACGAGTACAACCCAACAGAACAGTGTAAGATGATCACACACCTGAGGCCAACCAAACTTGGCACCTTCGATGTTGCTTGAGTATTATTTCTGTTTCCCAATGCATACCTCCCTCAACACCCTAGGTATTTCGCTTAAAAAAATATAAGCACAAAATTCAGCTAAGCCTTGAATGCTGCTTATGATTTTAGCCGCGAGCTTTTATTCTTTTCTATCCTTTTTGTAGGGCAAAAAGGATCAAAAACCCTTAGCACGAATTAACTCGCTCAGTCGCGGAGGAATGGCGCTACCTCAAATGTGGTAATAGCCCTAAGACCGTTACAGCATTGAGGAACATTGTGGAGGCGACCTCGCTCAAACAGGGATTCGTGCCAGTCTGGTATGGCTACGCCATGGTGTCTACGGAAGAAGGTTGTTTGGTGATACTACTTTTGCCTGCCGTTGTTAAGCGAGCTAATATGGGAAACCTTTTTATTCTGAGGTTTATAAAGGCCTTTTCTAGAACAAGAATCTTAAAGGCGAAATCCCTGCTCAACACCCTAGCTTACGGCCATGAATGATTTACTTATCTCGTCCTAAAAAGGTTGACAGCTTATACTACACAAAACGCCATAAGGGCATTCTGCTTATTGCCAAGATTCAAGTTTGAAGCGCAATTTTAGGTTTCACGAATTCTCTTCCAGATATCGCTAATGGTGCAAATACGACTAAACCTCATACCGCCCGCCTGCCAGTTTGCCAACTTGTCAGGCGGTGTAGGTTCGCTCTTCTTCGCTCAAGGTTCGGTGTAGCCGCTACCCTAACGCTGTCATTTTGGCACAACCGTATAACTACTCGACCATCCCATATCCGTAGATATAATTTCTATGCTTTTAGTAGAACAATAGCCCCACCATATAGGGTAAGAACATTAATACCGTGCCTCCTTTAAGTAGCCCCTTCTGTCTCCCTCTATGCTACTTTCCCGTAGCTTAGGGTAATGAAAAAGTAGTTTATAATATGAAAAAAGCAGTTCCATTCCTTTAGAAAGGAACTTCAACCTACAAAAAAAATAGTTTCAGCGATCAAAAAATAGTTTGAAACTACAACGGCAATGCTGGTAGTATGCCGCCGAAGGTACAAACAACCTTTTTATTGTACCAGCAACAAAAAAGGTGTTTGAGACTACTTTTTTATACTTTGGAGTGACAGTTTTATTGTGGGTACAACTTTTTTTATGTTTCAACCTGCGGTTTTGTAGCTGAAATCTGCGGTTTTACTATTTGCACCTGCAGTTTTAATGGTTTTATCTGCGATGCCGAGGCATGAAGCTACAATAAGGTTATTGCAAACCTCGGCAATATAACAACAGACAGCTGATAGATTATTTTTTGCTTAACTCTTCCCAAAAAACATCTCCACCCTATAGCACAAAAGCCGCCCAGATTTCTCTAGGCGGCTTTCTCTTTCGTTTTATTGCGGTCTTAGACCGCTTTTTATGTCAGACGGCATTACAAATGCCGCCTAGCCTCGTTCGCTGATTAAACTTCTCTCAGCAAGGTTAACTCAGCATAAACTAAATTTCGCCAAACATACTTCGCTGATTAAATTTCGCTCAGCAAATCACACCTACTATTAGTGATGGATTTGTTTATAATTGACAAACTAATTGCTTCTTAAAATTACATTTTCAATTTGTCTAAAACATCCTTTTCAAAAGTAGCTTTAGCATCCTTTTTTTCTTCGGATGATAATTCCCAATTTCGAAAGTTTAAATTTATTTTATTCATAAAAAGCACTCTTACTAAACATAAATCACAATTAAATCCATTTATCCATTCTCCTTTATTTGCAATATCCACAATGAATATCATTCTATTGTCAGTTGATTTTATATACCATTCATCCCTTTTATAATCCTTATTTACAGTTGTCTTTTGAAAAACATATTGTTGGTTATGTCCGTTAAAAGATGTATCTATAAAAATGAATTCTGAAAACATTTTATGGTGAATTAGTTGAATTTTACTTATAATGCTACTATCTAATCTATTTTCTGGATATCTTTCCCAGAAATAGTTTAGTCTTTTAATCATAACTTTATCATTGACATAAAGTCTGCTATAACATTTTATAACCGTATCTCCAGCTGAAATACAGCCTGTCATACTTACAATTAATGTAATCAAAAATAATCGTAGAATCATCTCTTTATAATTTTGCATGTTCCGTAAATCAGGGATGGCAAAATAATAGCTTTAGGTGCAGCTGCTGCACCTAATCCTATTCCTATTAAATCGCTTTGAAAACTTAACCATGGATTACTGAATAAATGTTTTGTCCCTAAGTAAAGTGATTGCGAAATAAAACGAATATCTGCAGGCAAAGCTCTAAGTGATGTAAATAATCCATTAGCTCCTTGAATTCCTAACTTTGCATAACTTACATCATGTATAAACCCGGGATATTCTAAGAATGTACCATTAGGAACAGGACCATAATAATCGACTACATCTCCGATTGCATTCAGACCCGACGGATTATTTGGTCCAGAAAAAGATGTTCTGTTCCCTTTTGATCCAAAACCAATATTGTTGCCTATAGTTTCATCTTTATAGCACACTGCATCACCATATCCCTTTTCATATTTCGCTCGCATTTTATCCTCCCAATGAGTAAAGGAGTCCGTAAAATTAGCAACATCACTTAAATTAGCCAACATCCCCAATCCATAGCCAAGATTTTCTAATTTACTATTACCTTTTTCCCCAATGTATCCCCAATCCTGTGTTCCAAAATTGTAGGAGGCGCCTCCAAGACTAATACTAGGTTGCATCCTTCCTCCACTTAACATAGACATCCCCAATGAATAAGACATTGAACTATACATAGCCCCCATAGTATTTGCCATAAAGCCGCCTGTAGATATTGCAACACCAGCATAGCCTGAAAATCCACCGATAACAGCACCTCCAAGCATATAACCATAGGTTTGCCAATTAGAAAAATTATATCCATTGGCATGTGCTATCTTATGACCAGTATAACCACCTGCAGCAGCTCCAATAATTATAGCAGCAATTAACAATGGATTATTTCCATCAGGATCTATGAAAACAAGCGGATTGTTCATACAATAGTTGTATGGTGATAAACCGCTAAATTTTTCTGAAGCATTATCCACCGAATGCCACAATCCAAGTTCCGGATCATAGAATCGTGCACCAAAGTTATAGTAGCCAAAGGGAACGCTACCGACCATCTGGTCCTGCAGCTCCTTGCCGTTGTAGAGGTAGCGGTTTATGTTGGGGTTAACGTTATCGAACGACTTACCGAATGGGTAGTAGTCGGTTGCCTGATCGACCACCAGAGTACCATTGCCTGCCTTATGGAATACCACGCGTACGTTGCCTAGATGATCCTTTAGGTAGTAGCTATATATCCCACTCGCCAATACAACGCCTTCGCTATGCTGCGCAAGGCTAAAGGCGATGGCGCTGGTACTTGTCTGCTTTTCGTACACCATGCTGCCCACGTAGTAGCGAACGTATCCGTTAGGAGTTTTGGTTAGCAGCATTTCGGCATCGGCATCGTACTTATAGGTAATTGCTAGGGTACCTGCACTTGTGCTAACGGTGCTTGGTAGGTTAAGCTCGTTGTAGGCTAGCTTATACCCATTTTTACCATCGGTGGTGGCATTTCCGTTAGCATCGTAGCAGTATGCAGCACCATTATTTACGCTTCGCAGCATGTTTCCTATATAGCTGTTGCTGTAGGTGCTTGCCGCACCGCTCCCGTTGGTTCGGGTTAGCCCTGCAATGTTGCCATTCAGGTCGTAGCTTAGGTTTCGCTCAACGTAGTAGTCTTTTGCACTAAGGGTTTCGCCATCGCCATAGCTGGTCGCTTTAAGCCTATCCAATCCATCGTAACTAAAGCCGTAACCCTTCTTCTGCTTTACACCACCAGTATTTTGGCTGCGCCATACCATGGAGCTAATGCTACCGCCGTACTGAGCGGTAGGTGCGGCGGAGCCTACCTTGTCAGGTTTGTCAAAACCTAATCTATATGCAAAAAGACTTGTGCTGCTCTGATAGTCGGGGCTATTAACCTGTATAAGTCGACCATTAATGTCGTACTTGCAACTATCCTTCTGCGAGGTTCCCCCATATACCTTTTCTCGTACATTACCCAACCTGTCGTAGGTGTAGCTGGCAACATTCTCTTCCGCTCCTGAGTTGAACTTCACATAGGTATTCTTTAACGAGCCGTTGTCGTTGTACTCGAAGCGTTTCTCTAGGGTATTGGTAAGCCCTGCCACCTGCTGGGTTTCACGGGTATTGGTTACACCACCCGCAAAATTGTACTGCGTGGAAAGCACTAGCTTTTTCGATACGCCTGCTTCGAGTATTCCCGTTTCTACCGATTGGATTACATGCCCCTCCCTATCGTAGTAGGAGGCGGCAATATTCCATTCGTTTGTTCCTAAATTTTTAAACCGGGTAACTGTAGCAAGGCCTACAACCACATCATCCTTCTTACGATAGCTTAGTGTGACATCGTAGCTAGGGCAGCTAGGCACGTTGTACGTTTCGTAAAAGGTGTACTTTATAGGTTCGAGCGTACCATCGGCGGGCTTTGGGTAGCTGTTGGTGGTATATGCATCCCCATTCTGAGAATCGAATAGAGGGTAGCCTCCGCTACCATATACGTTATCCAGCTTTGCCTGCATGGCAAGCTGATTAGTAATGCCATTGGTAACAAAACCTGTTTCTACCACCCTGTTTTTATCATCGTACCTGCTGTATAGCCATTTACCTTTAGCCCTTAAGCTTCCATCTTGTGTTGCAGCAAGCCTATCGTAGCTGTCGTATGCCATATAGATGCTGTCAACACCGGGTAGCTTTTTGCAGGCTATGCGACCAAAGTTGTCGTATCGGTAGCTGTAGGCGTAGTTGGCATATATGTCACCTGTCCCAAAAGAAACGCTAAATCCGGGTTGCCCCACAAATCCAGGCTTTAAAGTCATGCTAGCCGTTGGCATAAGCTTATAGGTACTACTGCTAGGAGAGCTTAGCTCATTAGAACCGTTTAACTCTCCAGAAGAAACAGCACCTCCAGAATCCAAATATCTTTTAACAAACTCGGGAGGCAGCACCCAGACAAGCCTATTCAAATCGTCGTATACGTAATCGGTTGTTGCATTAAGCCCGTTGTAATCTTTTACCGATCGAACAGTAAGCCCATCAATGGTTTTATAGGTAACGCTAACAATTCCATCTGGATCTTTGGCTTCTATTCGAAGCAAGTTATTTGGGGAATAGTAACGTGATATTTTAGGTTTACCAGCATTATCAAGTTCCCAAATTGGAACCTCATTGGAGGCATTAACCCCATTTTTCATGGTAACGGTATGCCCATTACCCATTGAAAGGCCGTCTCCAGGTGCACTTTGTTCTACGGGGATATTTAATGGCGATCCATCGTAACGAACCTCTGAATATGGTTTAGCACTTGCACCGTATCTGAATAAATAAAAGCTGCTCTGTTTTTGTAATATATTATCCACATATTCTCCTTTTCGGGAATCCTGCGAAAAAGGCAAAAACTGCATTGACTCTCTCCCCATATCGTCATACCTATTAAACGATACTAGATCAAGATATGTCTCTGAAGAATCGATAGCAGCAACTGCAACCGTATGGTCGGTTCGCCCCAACCCG
This window of the uncultured Acetobacteroides sp. genome carries:
- a CDS encoding DUF6443 domain-containing protein — translated: MKSIDALRSLPVPRQGATVSYVDGLGRTDHTVAVAAIDSSETYLDLVSFNRYDDMGRESMQFLPFSQDSRKGEYVDNILQKQSSFYLFRYGASAKPYSEVRYDGSPLNIPVEQSAPGDGLSMGNGHTVTMKNGVNASNEVPIWELDNAGKPKISRYYSPNNLLRIEAKDPDGIVSVTYKTIDGLTVRSVKDYNGLNATTDYVYDDLNRLVWVLPPEFVKRYLDSGGAVSSGELNGSNELSSPSSSTYKLMPTASMTLKPGFVGQPGFSVSFGTGDIYANYAYSYRYDNFGRIACKKLPGVDSIYMAYDSYDRLAATQDGSLRAKGKWLYSRYDDKNRVVETGFVTNGITNQLAMQAKLDNVYGSGGYPLFDSQNGDAYTTNSYPKPADGTLEPIKYTFYETYNVPSCPSYDVTLSYRKKDDVVVGLATVTRFKNLGTNEWNIAASYYDREGHVIQSVETGILEAGVSKKLVLSTQYNFAGGVTNTRETQQVAGLTNTLEKRFEYNDNGSLKNTYVKFNSGAEENVASYTYDRLGNVREKVYGGTSQKDSCKYDINGRLIQVNSPDYQSSTSLFAYRLGFDKPDKVGSAAPTAQYGGSISSMVWRSQNTGGVKQKKGYGFSYDGLDRLKATSYGDGETLSAKDYYVERNLSYDLNGNIAGLTRTNGSGAASTYSNSYIGNMLRSVNNGAAYCYDANGNATTDGKNGYKLAYNELNLPSTVSTSAGTLAITYKYDADAEMLLTKTPNGYVRYYVGSMVYEKQTSTSAIAFSLAQHSEGVVLASGIYSYYLKDHLGNVRVVFHKAGNGTLVVDQATDYYPFGKSFDNVNPNINRYLYNGKELQDQMVGSVPFGYYNFGARFYDPELGLWHSVDNASEKFSGLSPYNYCMNNPLVFIDPDGNNPLLIAAIIIGAAAGGYTGHKIAHANGYNFSNWQTYGYMLGGAVIGGFSGYAGVAISTGGFMANTMGAMYSSMSYSLGMSMLSGGRMQPSISLGGASYNFGTQDWGYIGEKGNSKLENLGYGLGMLANLSDVANFTDSFTHWEDKMRAKYEKGYGDAVCYKDETIGNNIGFGSKGNRTSFSGPNNPSGLNAIGDVVDYYGPVPNGTFLEYPGFIHDVSYAKLGIQGANGLFTSLRALPADIRFISQSLYLGTKHLFSNPWLSFQSDLIGIGLGAAAAPKAIILPSLIYGTCKIIKR